One Acanthochromis polyacanthus isolate Apoly-LR-REF ecotype Palm Island chromosome 6, KAUST_Apoly_ChrSc, whole genome shotgun sequence DNA segment encodes these proteins:
- the commd7 gene encoding COMM domain-containing protein 7 — MQLHFNKDVLPDSVSSDFQNLNKLNEQQFHRLVEILFRFLLEPKETERFMQQLSEFAAEHGMSSGPLRSLMKSVLLVPQGALKKNLTAEQIKEDLLTLGLNDDKAAHFSQQWAEHQVALCRLALGQTLMVNQLLDMEWKFGVTVGTSEIQKVGNIFLQLKLVVRKGNSTENVYMELTLPQFYNFLHEMERAKASMECFS; from the exons atgcagCTTCACTTTAATAAAGATGTTCTACCGGATTCTGTCAGCAGCGACTTCCAGAACCTGAACAAACTCAACGAGCAG cagTTCCATCGTCTGGTGGAGATTCTGTTCCGCTTCCTGCTGGAGCCCAAAGAG aCGGAGCGGTTCATGCAGCAGCTCTCTGAGTTTGCAGCAGAACATGGGATGAGTTCTGGACCTCTgaggagcctgatgaagagcgTCCTGCTGGTACCACAGG GAGCCCTGAAGAAAAACCTGACAGCCGAGCAGATCAAAGAAGACCTCCTGACTTTAG GACTCAACGACGACAAGGCGGCTCACTTCTCCCAGCAG TGGGCTGAACACCAGGTCGCTCTGTGCCGCCTGGCTCTGGGTCAGACTCTGATGGTCAACCAGCTGCTGGACATGGAGTGGAAGTTTGGAG TGACGGTTGGAACCAGTGAAATCCAGAAAGTGGGAAACATTTTCCTGCAG CTGAAACTTGTGGTCAGAAAGGGGAATTCCACAGAAAACGTCTACATGG AACTGACGCTGCCTCAGTTTTATAACTTCCTGCATGAGATGGAGCGAGCCAAGGCCAGCATGGAGTGTTTCAGCTGA
- the LOC127534589 gene encoding ribonuclease inhibitor-like, with translation MQDSGVKHLCDGLQSPNCKLETLRLSNCGLSESHCEVVASALKSNPSHLIDLDLDWNKLQDSGVKHLCDGLQSPNCKLETLRLEFCRLSEISCDSLVSALKSNPSHLEHLDLSYNNLKDSSVKHLSGFLESPDCILKYLGLEYCSLSEISCDSLVSALKSNPSHLEHLDLSGNNLKDSGVKHLLDLVESPDCSLKTLRWK, from the exons atgcaggattcaggagtgaagcatctttgtgatggactgcagagtccaaactgtaaactggagactctcag ACTTTCTAACTGTGGActctcagagagtcactgtgaagtcgtggcctcagctctgaagtccaacccctcccatctgatagaCCTGGACCTGGACTGGAACaagctgcaggattcaggagtgaagcatctttgtgatggactgcagagtccaaactgtaaactggagactctcag attggagttctgcaggttgtcagagatcagctgtgattctctggtctcagctctgaagtccaacccctcccatctggaacatctggacctgagctacaacaacctgaaggattcatcagtgaaacatctgagtggttttctggagagtccagactgcatcctgaagtatctggg attggagtactgcagtttgtcagagatcagctgtgattctctggtctcagctctgaagtccaacccctcccatctggaacatctggacctgagtggaaacaacctgaaggattcaggagtgaaacatctgttagatcttgtggagagtccagactgcagcctgaagactctgag atggaagtga